In Haloarcula salinisoli, one genomic interval encodes:
- a CDS encoding glycine zipper 2TM domain-containing protein — MRQRINRAFSRAKYAATGGAIGGAIGGLFSSKLASTGAGIGALVGAMVGEKWADAEPVVERAKESAKAKAGDKLGAAE, encoded by the coding sequence ATGCGACAACGAATTAACCGCGCGTTCAGCCGTGCCAAGTACGCAGCCACCGGCGGGGCCATCGGCGGCGCTATCGGCGGACTGTTCAGTTCGAAGCTCGCGAGCACGGGCGCCGGCATCGGGGCGCTGGTCGGTGCGATGGTCGGCGAGAAGTGGGCCGACGCCGAGCCGGTGGTCGAGCGAGCCAAGGAGTCCGCGAAGGCGAAAGCCGGCGACAAACTGGGCGCGGCGGAGTGA
- a CDS encoding NUDIX hydrolase: MTTVDDLWYLADVASQQAEQTYHELGEQYDEFVEFTRHRRVKRPRFRTVAEDARDHGAPFGAHTLPYRPTGELLLVRHDGVGRWVLPGGELDPGESFREAALRELAEESGIEARIEGLGMLGRVEFYCENNNTWGLLPVFEARAETTEIDVQDPDGEISEARWFDELPEDTRDREEILRWREHRFGRT; encoded by the coding sequence ATGACTACCGTCGACGACCTGTGGTATCTCGCCGACGTGGCCAGTCAGCAGGCCGAACAGACCTACCACGAGCTGGGAGAGCAGTACGACGAGTTCGTGGAGTTTACGCGCCACCGGCGGGTCAAGCGGCCCCGCTTTCGCACCGTCGCCGAGGACGCCCGGGACCACGGCGCCCCCTTCGGCGCGCACACGCTCCCCTACCGGCCTACTGGCGAGCTCCTGCTGGTGCGCCACGACGGCGTCGGTCGGTGGGTGTTACCCGGCGGCGAACTCGACCCCGGGGAATCGTTCAGGGAGGCCGCCCTCCGAGAGCTGGCCGAGGAGAGCGGTATCGAGGCCCGTATCGAGGGGCTGGGGATGCTCGGGCGCGTGGAGTTTTACTGTGAGAACAACAACACCTGGGGGCTGCTCCCGGTCTTCGAGGCCCGCGCCGAGACCACCGAGATAGACGTCCAGGACCCGGACGGCGAAATCAGCGAGGCTCGCTGGTTCGACGAACTGCCCGAGGATACGCGGGACCGCGAGGAGATACTGCGCTGGCGCGAGCACCGTTTCGGCCGGACGTGA
- a CDS encoding DUF1918 domain-containing protein has product MAFEEDDEVILHDEHSDYDGETGTITQVVDTMFGDANYTVSFEDGQEQGVPEDNLEASE; this is encoded by the coding sequence ATGGCATTCGAAGAAGACGACGAGGTCATTCTCCACGACGAGCACAGCGATTACGACGGCGAGACCGGGACCATCACGCAGGTCGTCGACACGATGTTCGGCGACGCCAACTACACGGTCTCCTTCGAGGACGGCCAGGAGCAGGGCGTCCCCGAGGACAACCTCGAAGCCAGCGAGTAA
- a CDS encoding RNA-binding protein, translating into MSSVPFHYVDLRAFCYATEDEKRVESALRTYLPEEYPIERAESEGHYGDRIVVLSARVENADEVRQVLSQVATLDDIDDVRAELDDRVDENCSFFLTLDKQAAFGDEVRRGDGITLRAKVEAYPAKRENAVENARDLLAEL; encoded by the coding sequence GTGTCGTCGGTTCCGTTCCACTACGTCGACCTGCGGGCGTTCTGCTACGCCACCGAGGACGAGAAACGCGTCGAGAGCGCGCTCAGGACCTACCTCCCCGAGGAGTACCCCATCGAGCGGGCCGAGAGCGAGGGCCACTACGGCGATCGTATCGTGGTCCTCTCGGCCCGTGTCGAGAACGCAGACGAGGTGCGACAGGTCCTCTCGCAGGTGGCGACACTCGATGACATCGACGACGTGCGGGCGGAACTGGACGACCGTGTCGACGAGAACTGCTCGTTTTTCCTCACGCTGGATAAACAGGCCGCTTTCGGCGACGAGGTCCGCCGGGGCGACGGTATCACGCTCCGCGCGAAGGTCGAGGCCTATCCCGCGAAACGCGAGAACGCCGTCGAGAACGCCCGGGACCTGCTGGCCGAACTGTGA
- a CDS encoding RNase P subunit p30 family protein, with amino-acid sequence MYEAVHARPDGPSTLARQAETAADYGFEGVVVRNHGDEGEPDDITAVREAVDVDVVDGVEIRADDPSQASGLVGNYRSKQTVVVVHGGDSAVNRFAVETPAVDVLAHPMAGDGDFNHVLATAAADNDVRVEFNLRPVIQGEGGSRVRRLRGLRKLRELVADADAPFVVSADPRSHLELRAPRELAALGEAIGFDADDIRSGLAEWGRLAARNRDRMGDSYVEPGVRLDDS; translated from the coding sequence ATGTACGAGGCGGTTCACGCCCGGCCCGACGGGCCGAGCACCCTCGCTCGACAGGCCGAGACCGCCGCTGACTACGGCTTCGAGGGCGTCGTCGTCCGGAACCACGGCGACGAGGGCGAGCCCGACGATATCACAGCAGTCCGGGAAGCGGTCGACGTGGACGTGGTCGACGGCGTCGAGATTCGAGCCGACGACCCGTCCCAGGCCAGCGGCCTCGTGGGCAACTACCGCTCGAAACAGACGGTCGTCGTCGTCCACGGCGGCGACAGCGCGGTCAACCGCTTCGCCGTCGAGACCCCCGCTGTCGACGTGCTCGCTCACCCGATGGCGGGCGACGGCGATTTCAACCACGTGCTGGCCACGGCCGCTGCCGACAACGATGTCCGCGTCGAGTTCAATCTCCGCCCGGTCATCCAGGGCGAGGGCGGCAGCCGTGTCCGCCGGCTGCGTGGCCTCCGGAAACTCCGTGAACTCGTCGCCGACGCCGACGCACCCTTCGTCGTCAGCGCCGACCCGCGAAGTCACCTGGAGTTGCGCGCGCCGCGGGAGCTGGCCGCACTGGGCGAGGCTATCGGGTTCGACGCCGACGATATCCGGTCCGGGCTGGCCGAGTGGGGCCGGCTGGCCGCCCGCAACCGCGACCGGATGGGCGATTCGTACGTCGAGCCCGGGGTCCGACTGGACGATTCGTGA
- a CDS encoding Rpp14/Pop5 family protein, producing the protein MKHLPKHLQPRWRYLAVAIETWPDADLDRRAFQREVWYATQNLLGDTGSADADMTVLRFTHEDGVGHAIVRVRRGHTEDARAALACLNSVDGAPVGLRVTGTSGTVRACEEKYIRGPAKGPEQRQVVFETRDRRAVARDGRVDVATDDGFVGATDLDI; encoded by the coding sequence GTGAAACACCTGCCGAAACATCTCCAGCCCCGCTGGCGCTATCTCGCGGTGGCCATCGAGACGTGGCCAGACGCCGATCTGGACCGGCGAGCCTTCCAGCGTGAGGTGTGGTACGCGACCCAGAACCTGCTGGGCGACACCGGCAGCGCCGACGCGGACATGACCGTCCTGCGCTTTACCCACGAGGACGGCGTCGGCCACGCTATCGTCCGGGTCCGACGGGGCCACACCGAGGACGCCCGCGCGGCGCTTGCCTGTCTGAACAGCGTCGACGGCGCGCCCGTGGGCCTTCGTGTCACCGGCACCAGCGGCACCGTTCGTGCCTGTGAGGAAAAATATATACGCGGCCCGGCAAAAGGCCCGGAACAGAGACAGGTCGTGTTCGAGACCCGGGACCGGCGTGCGGTCGCCCGCGACGGGCGGGTGGACGTAGCGACCGACGACGGGTTCGTCGGCGCGACAGACCTCGACATCTAA
- the psmA gene encoding archaeal proteasome endopeptidase complex subunit alpha, with amino-acid sequence MQGQNQQQAYDRGITIFSPDGRLYQVEYAREAVKRGTASIGIRTSDGVVLAVDKRIRSPLMERSSVEKIHKADDHIGIASAGHVADARQLIDFARRQAQVNHLRYGEPVGVETLTKEITDYIQQYTQVGGARPFGVALIIAGIANGEPRLYETDPSGTPYEWKALAVGADRGDIRDYLEAHYDESMVLSEGVDLALEALASVAEDGLAPEGIGIATIDVETETFGELSDDEKREHLEAADLLADPEAEDSEDAEDVDEE; translated from the coding sequence ATGCAGGGACAAAACCAACAGCAGGCGTACGACCGCGGAATCACTATCTTCTCTCCGGACGGGCGTCTCTATCAGGTCGAGTACGCCCGCGAGGCGGTCAAACGCGGCACGGCGAGTATCGGCATCCGGACGAGCGACGGTGTCGTCCTGGCTGTCGACAAGCGCATCCGCTCGCCGCTGATGGAACGCTCCTCCGTCGAGAAGATACACAAGGCCGACGACCACATCGGTATCGCGAGTGCCGGCCACGTCGCCGACGCCCGCCAGCTCATCGACTTCGCTCGCCGGCAGGCCCAGGTCAACCACCTGCGCTACGGCGAGCCGGTCGGCGTCGAGACGCTGACGAAGGAGATTACGGACTACATCCAGCAGTACACGCAGGTCGGCGGCGCGCGACCGTTCGGCGTCGCGCTCATCATCGCCGGCATCGCCAACGGCGAGCCCCGTCTCTACGAGACGGACCCCTCGGGGACCCCCTACGAGTGGAAGGCACTGGCCGTGGGTGCCGACCGGGGTGACATCCGCGACTACCTCGAAGCACACTACGACGAGTCGATGGTGCTCTCGGAGGGCGTCGACCTCGCGCTCGAAGCGCTCGCGTCGGTCGCCGAGGACGGACTCGCTCCCGAAGGGATCGGCATCGCGACCATCGACGTCGAGACCGAGACGTTCGGCGAGCTCTCCGACGACGAGAAGCGCGAGCATCTGGAGGCGGCCGACCTGCTGGCCGACCCCGAGGCCGAGGACAGCGAGGACGCCGAGGACGTCGACGAGGAGTAG